One genomic segment of Ignavibacteriota bacterium includes these proteins:
- a CDS encoding DDE-type integrase/transposase/recombinase → MQSLRKTVPEFFTEEHSANLPNENHFNSSLINKNWGTVKECSKFFGIPESTLKSRCIGNSKIKYLTRKSTGIGGTKYEININSIIENLKPKEKEIWLRKIEKEAISKVKTDSEIENDFIHECYAVAHNCNKIKFDKNNFIYTFFEGMRDKDVRKKITAFNLQFPEYKTAIQTVREIRKIVKESGKIGLIGKYGKNAGKTTVKDEWFEIYKELRLTQGQKSAKSCWIKVIGKIKELNSQIDISEIPSVDAFERRLKNEIPESARHLATKGFKSYNKKFNNYLNRTYDNLISGQVWVSDHRQLDFGVIDSLPYRVKEELNEWFEENPNAFLENGKNSKVQFPWITVWIDFKSGKWLGWFLHVEDPNTDHILYSFVLAAQKHGIPEEIYIDNGKDYRALDFAGGKTNKRKTIDTFKVTSLCATLRIKVNFSLPYNAQAKTIERNFKTFKEHLDKIYPTYRGGNIVERPERLNTEIKKGNIPFLSEVSKQLDFFIENIMNTQIGYGKVLKGRSRNQVWNEDMKFIEENGLKSPLRKVADDDLKMFMMRTARPQKIGRNGVCLSQKHDLYYWNDAMHGMKGTLVYLRRNNKTYQKAYVFLAKNDSFICEAQLNVWDVPAIAKTDLDKKQLTELLRKKNEEVKIDKRLGETTSSISVNEELRLHALGIKDLENSTEEIEDIPSPRNSQIIIKSKLSEANRKIKALKTGTDDFEFTEIEIEEKQNWVDFFDE, encoded by the coding sequence ATGCAAAGTTTGAGAAAAACCGTACCTGAATTTTTTACTGAGGAACACTCAGCAAATTTACCAAATGAAAATCATTTTAATTCCAGTTTAATTAATAAAAACTGGGGTACAGTTAAAGAGTGTTCCAAATTTTTTGGCATACCTGAATCAACACTAAAATCAAGATGTATTGGTAATTCCAAAATAAAATATCTTACCAGAAAATCTACGGGAATTGGCGGCACAAAATATGAAATCAACATTAACTCAATTATTGAAAACTTAAAACCAAAAGAGAAAGAAATCTGGTTAAGAAAAATTGAGAAAGAAGCAATTAGTAAAGTTAAAACTGATAGTGAAATTGAGAATGATTTTATTCATGAATGTTATGCAGTAGCTCATAATTGTAACAAAATAAAATTTGATAAAAATAATTTTATATACACGTTTTTTGAGGGAATGAGAGACAAGGATGTAAGGAAAAAAATAACTGCTTTTAATTTACAATTTCCAGAATATAAAACTGCTATTCAAACAGTTAGGGAAATAAGAAAAATTGTGAAAGAAAGTGGTAAAATTGGTTTAATAGGTAAATATGGTAAGAATGCAGGTAAAACAACTGTTAAAGATGAATGGTTTGAAATTTATAAAGAACTTAGATTAACTCAAGGTCAAAAATCTGCAAAAAGTTGTTGGATAAAAGTAATTGGAAAAATTAAAGAACTCAATTCACAAATTGATATTTCTGAAATTCCTTCAGTTGATGCATTTGAAAGAAGGTTAAAAAATGAGATACCAGAATCCGCAAGGCATTTAGCTACAAAAGGTTTTAAATCCTACAATAAAAAATTCAATAACTATTTAAATAGAACATATGATAATTTAATTTCAGGTCAAGTTTGGGTAAGTGATCATAGGCAGTTAGATTTTGGAGTAATTGATAGTTTACCATATAGAGTTAAAGAAGAATTAAATGAATGGTTTGAAGAAAATCCAAATGCATTTTTAGAGAATGGTAAAAATAGTAAAGTACAATTTCCATGGATAACTGTTTGGATTGATTTTAAGAGTGGTAAATGGCTTGGATGGTTTTTACATGTTGAAGATCCAAATACAGATCATATTTTATATTCATTCGTATTAGCAGCACAAAAACATGGCATTCCGGAAGAAATTTATATTGATAATGGAAAAGATTATAGAGCCTTAGATTTTGCAGGCGGCAAAACGAATAAAAGAAAAACCATTGATACATTCAAAGTTACTTCCCTTTGTGCAACATTAAGAATCAAAGTCAATTTTTCACTCCCATATAATGCACAGGCAAAAACAATTGAAAGAAACTTCAAAACATTTAAAGAACATCTTGATAAAATTTATCCAACATATAGAGGCGGAAATATTGTTGAAAGGCCTGAAAGATTAAATACAGAAATTAAAAAAGGAAATATTCCTTTCCTAAGTGAAGTTTCTAAACAACTTGATTTTTTTATTGAAAATATCATGAATACGCAAATTGGTTATGGCAAAGTATTGAAAGGTAGAAGTAGAAATCAAGTTTGGAATGAAGATATGAAATTTATTGAAGAGAATGGATTAAAATCTCCATTGAGAAAAGTTGCGGATGATGATTTGAAAATGTTTATGATGCGAACTGCCAGACCACAAAAAATAGGAAGAAATGGAGTTTGCTTAAGTCAGAAACATGACTTGTATTATTGGAATGATGCAATGCATGGAATGAAGGGTACATTAGTTTATCTAAGAAGAAACAATAAAACATATCAAAAGGCATATGTATTCTTAGCAAAAAACGATTCGTTTATTTGTGAAGCTCAACTTAATGTTTGGGATGTTCCCGCAATTGCAAAAACCGATTTGGATAAAAAGCAGCTTACAGAATTACTAAGAAAGAAAAATGAGGAAGTAAAAATTGATAAACGTTTGGGTGAAACAACATCTTCAATTTCAGTTAATGAAGAATTAAGATTGCATGCACTTGGAATTAAAGATTTAGAAAATAGTACTGAAGAAATTGAAGATATACCTTCACCAAGAAATTCACAAATAATAATTAAGTCAAAACTTAGTGAAGCAAATAGAAAAATAAAGGCATTAAAAACCGGCACTGATGATTTTGAATTCACTGAAATAGAAATTGAAGAAAAACAAAATTGGGTTGATTTTTTTGATGAATAA
- a CDS encoding AAA family ATPase yields the protein MNVSKTDLVDQLEDYQERKNLSWNEVSRKIGISPSIISSWRKNSYTGNNDDVNIAVDRFLRIENSKLKGIKKDLEFVEINNTKKFLSVLKTCHRDGIIAAIVGDTGTSKTTSIELYESENDVVKISANRSFKFPIEYIKRIHTQIGKNGIGTMNKLFQDVVNELKGKNILIIIDQCDYLNLSAIDIFRSLNDESGVGIVFVGLPSFLATLRGNEPEVKQVKDRIRMKLELKKFSQNDCDEILDKNWPELNGLKTEFYKHSNGSIRILSALIYHCRLILSLPKNKDVKISAETISKASMFLERANLG from the coding sequence ATGAACGTTTCAAAAACTGATTTAGTAGATCAGTTGGAAGATTATCAAGAAAGAAAAAATCTTTCTTGGAATGAAGTATCAAGAAAAATAGGAATCAGTCCATCAATTATTTCATCATGGAGAAAAAATTCCTATACAGGCAATAATGATGATGTTAATATTGCTGTAGATAGGTTTTTAAGAATTGAAAACAGCAAGTTAAAAGGTATTAAAAAGGATCTTGAATTTGTTGAAATAAACAATACAAAAAAGTTTTTGAGTGTATTAAAAACTTGCCATAGAGATGGAATTATTGCTGCTATAGTTGGCGATACCGGAACTAGTAAAACAACTTCCATTGAACTTTATGAAAGTGAAAATGATGTTGTTAAAATTTCAGCAAATAGAAGTTTCAAATTCCCGATTGAGTACATAAAAAGAATTCATACTCAAATTGGTAAAAATGGAATTGGAACAATGAATAAACTTTTTCAGGATGTTGTTAATGAACTGAAGGGAAAAAATATTCTTATAATTATTGATCAATGTGATTATTTGAACTTATCCGCAATAGATATTTTCAGATCATTAAATGATGAAAGCGGAGTTGGAATTGTGTTTGTTGGTTTACCTTCTTTCTTAGCAACATTAAGAGGAAATGAACCGGAAGTAAAGCAAGTAAAAGATCGTATTAGAATGAAATTGGAATTGAAAAAATTTTCACAAAATGATTGTGATGAAATACTTGATAAAAATTGGCCTGAATTAAACGGACTTAAAACTGAATTTTATAAACATTCAAACGGAAGTATTAGAATACTTTCAGCATTGATTTATCATTGCAGATTGATTTTAAGTCTACCAAAAAATAAAGATGTAAAAATTAGTGCAGAAACTATAAGCAAAGCCTCAATGTTTTTAGAAAGAGCAAATTTAGGTTAA
- a CDS encoding DUF1018 domain-containing protein — MKIAKNQLAKIHIAKKELKLNDDNYRILLSNFNVISSKDLSFNDAEQLLKIFIQLGWKPKEKELKKEKDLENKTKYDELNPRPFGFASPGQLRKIEAMYHDLSKSNSNEGLNKLIKRIVKIDHITWLKKKDVPKILKCLDEIKLSQKTKREKRKLVNEN; from the coding sequence ATGAAAATTGCAAAAAATCAGTTAGCAAAAATTCATATTGCAAAAAAGGAATTAAAATTAAATGATGATAATTATAGAATTCTACTTTCAAATTTTAATGTAATATCTAGTAAAGATTTAAGTTTTAATGATGCTGAACAATTATTAAAAATATTTATTCAATTAGGATGGAAACCAAAAGAGAAAGAATTAAAGAAAGAAAAGGATTTAGAAAACAAAACTAAATATGATGAATTGAATCCAAGACCTTTTGGTTTTGCATCTCCCGGACAGTTAAGAAAAATTGAAGCTATGTATCATGATTTATCCAAGTCTAATTCTAATGAAGGATTGAATAAACTGATAAAAAGAATAGTAAAAATTGATCATATAACTTGGTTAAAGAAAAAAGATGTACCAAAAATTCTAAAGTGTTTAGATGAAATTAAATTGTCACAAAAAACAAAAAGAGAAAAAAGGAAGTTAGTTAATGAAAACTGA
- a CDS encoding HTH domain-containing protein: MKFVDDLPNGLKQIYEIVGLEKFIELYNNFEKTYVHFSTKPFINGIKKFILINKDQSAKELAKSLNVSESYIYKTIQEQNKSYEELNNLKI, from the coding sequence ATAAAGTTTGTTGATGATTTACCAAATGGTCTAAAACAAATTTATGAAATTGTTGGATTGGAAAAATTTATTGAACTCTATAATAATTTTGAAAAAACCTATGTTCATTTTAGTACAAAACCATTTATCAATGGCATAAAAAAATTTATTCTTATTAATAAAGATCAATCTGCAAAGGAATTGGCTAAATCATTAAATGTGAGTGAATCATATATCTACAAAACAATTCAAGAACAAAATAAGAGTTATGAAGAATTAAATAATCTAAAAATCTAA